In the candidate division KSB1 bacterium genome, ATATTTTCATTTAAATATCTCTATTTACAGTTCTTTTAGTGTTTCTTTTGCGATGATAAGTTTTTGAATTTCCGATGTGCCTTCATAAATCCGCAACGGACGAATATCACGATACAGTTCCTCTACGGGCATTCCTGAAACCACACCCAAACCACCAAATATCTGCACAGCAGAATCAATAACTTGTTGAGCTGATTCAGTCGCATATAGCTTGGCCATTGCGGCTTCTCTCGGGATTCGCTCAGCGCCATTGTCCTTGCTCCACGCGGCACGATAAACCAACAGAGCACTGGCGTCGATCTGAACAGCCATTTCTGCAATCTTTTGCTGAATCATTTGATATTCTGAAAGCAACTGACCGGATATTTGCCGTTTTTTGCATCGGGCCACTGCTTCATCCAATGCTTTCCTGGCAAAACCCAATGCAGCTGCTCCTACCGTAGATCTAAAAACATCCAATGTGGATAATGCTATTTTCAGTCCTTGTCCTGGTAATCCAACTAATTGGGATTCTGGTACACGGCAGTTTTTAAAGATGATGGTACCCAAAGGATGTGGTGAAATAATCTCAATTTTTTCACTGCACTCAAGCCCGCTTGTGTTTGCATCCACTACAATTGCTGTAAGTCCATTGTTGCGATCCTCTCCCGGGTTTTGTCCAAATACAACATAAAAATCAGCAATTCCAGCATTGGATATCCATGTTTTGCTGCCGTTAAGAATATAATCTGAACCTTCTTTTTCGATTGTTGTCTGGATAGAGTTTAAGTCGGAACCGGCATCCTTTTCAGATAAAGCAAATGCGGCAATGGCGCTGCCAGCTGCAACTTTCAGAAGATATTTCTCCTTTAACTCACCAGAGCCAAATAAAGAAATAGCCCCGCTACCTAAACCCTGCATAGCAAATACAAAATCAGCCAAACTGGAATATCTTGCAAGCGTCTCCCTGATGATACATAAAGAGCGCACATCAAGTTTTTCATTAATGCCGCCAAAATTCTCAGGAACCACGTATTTCAACCAACCGGTTTCGCCAAGACTTAGTACGATTTGCTTGCATGCTTCATATTCATCTTCTTTTTGGTATGAAGGTATATTCTCCCTGGCCCATGTTTCAAGGGACTTAGCAAGCTCACGATGGTTCTCGCTGAAAAATGGCCAGGAAAGAAAGGTTTTGTCAGGCATCAATTTCCTTCAAATTTAGGGATTTCTTTCTTTACGAATGCATGATACGCCCTGTGAAAGTCTTTTGTTTGCATACAAATTGCCTGAGCCTTGGCTTCTGCCTCCACTGATTCTACTATGCCCATTTCCCACTCTTCACGAAGCATTTTTTTAGTCATCGCGTGGGCAAAAGTTGGACCTGTTGCTATCATCTCGGCAAAGGACTGAGATTCTTGCAATAGCTTATTCGGTTCATAAATTCGATTGTAAAATCCACAGCTAAATGCTTCGGGTCCCTTCATAACTCTGCCGGTATAAAGCAGCTCAGCGGCTCGTCCATGTCCAATAATTCGCGGTAGAATTGAGCAAGCGCCCATGTCGCAGCCGGCAAGCCCTACCCGTACAAATAAAAATGCCACTTTACTTTGTTCTGTACCAAACCGTAAATCAGAGGCCATTGCAATTGCAGCGCCTGCTCCAACACAGATTCCATCAATCGCTGATATAATTAACTGGGGACAGGTTTGCATGGCGATGATCAAGTCTCCTGTCATTTTAGTAAATTTGTTCAGATCTACCTCATCCATTTCCACCAGGGGCCCGATAATCTCATGCACATCCCCACCAGAGCAGAAATTGCCTCCAGATCCCGTAAACACTACGGATTTCACATCCTCCACTTCTATTAAATTGCGGAACAAGTCCCTCAATTCAGCATAAGAATCGAATGTTAACGGATTTTTTCTTTCCGGTCGATTCAACGTGATCGTCGCAACTTTGTTTTTAACCGACCAGAGAAAATGTTTCGGCTTGAAATCTGAACCCTTCATGCCTCTCCTTCTTATTCACCAATTGTCATGAGAATATCTCGATTTGTATATAAATGTGCGATCTTTTTCTTTAAATCACAAAAAACAAATCATAAATTCCAATTAAATTTCAATTTCTAATTTAACATGGATTAATTCAATCTTAAGTAAAATATATCATTATCAGCCTTCGACGATTTTATCCTA is a window encoding:
- a CDS encoding acyl-CoA dehydrogenase family protein, which codes for MPDKTFLSWPFFSENHRELAKSLETWARENIPSYQKEDEYEACKQIVLSLGETGWLKYVVPENFGGINEKLDVRSLCIIRETLARYSSLADFVFAMQGLGSGAISLFGSGELKEKYLLKVAAGSAIAAFALSEKDAGSDLNSIQTTIEKEGSDYILNGSKTWISNAGIADFYVVFGQNPGEDRNNGLTAIVVDANTSGLECSEKIEIISPHPLGTIIFKNCRVPESQLVGLPGQGLKIALSTLDVFRSTVGAAALGFARKALDEAVARCKKRQISGQLLSEYQMIQQKIAEMAVQIDASALLVYRAAWSKDNGAERIPREAAMAKLYATESAQQVIDSAVQIFGGLGVVSGMPVEELYRDIRPLRIYEGTSEIQKLIIAKETLKEL
- a CDS encoding enoyl-CoA hydratase family protein; translation: MKGSDFKPKHFLWSVKNKVATITLNRPERKNPLTFDSYAELRDLFRNLIEVEDVKSVVFTGSGGNFCSGGDVHEIIGPLVEMDEVDLNKFTKMTGDLIIAMQTCPQLIISAIDGICVGAGAAIAMASDLRFGTEQSKVAFLFVRVGLAGCDMGACSILPRIIGHGRAAELLYTGRVMKGPEAFSCGFYNRIYEPNKLLQESQSFAEMIATGPTFAHAMTKKMLREEWEMGIVESVEAEAKAQAICMQTKDFHRAYHAFVKKEIPKFEGN